A window of Coprobacter tertius genomic DNA:
AACAAAACATTCGCAAAAAGCGCATGCGCAGGATATTGTTTCGTGTGGCAGCTGTCGTAATTCCTTTTATCATATTAACAGGCCTCTATATGCAGTTGAATTCCCGTATCGATTTATTTGGCAATTCGGAATACGAAGAAATATATGTGGCAAAAGGAGAACGTATACAAATGGTTTTTCAGGATGGGACGAAGGTGTATATTAATTCGGATACCCATTTGAAATATCCTAAAAAATTCGGTCTGTTTTCAAGAGAAATATATTTAAGCGGAGAAGCTTATTTTCGTGTGGCAAAAAATAAAAACCGTCCTTTCATCGTGAATCTGAACGGTCCTGCCATACATGTGCTCGGTACCCGATTCAATGTAAAAGCCTACCCCGACAATTCAAAAATTCTGGCTTACTTAGATAAAGGTAAAATAAATTTTGCCCTTCCGTCTGACAAAAAATACACTTTAAAACCAGGAGAACAATTAGAGTATGACAGAAATACCCAGCTTTGTGTAATACAAAAAGCGACGGATACCGAAAACACTTCCAAGTGGACACAAAATATCATCAGTTTCAAAGACGCTTCCTTGTCGGAAGTCATCCAGATTCTGAATAGATGGTATAATGTGAAATTTGTCATTGTTGATGATAGGGCACTAAATTACTCTTATACCCTCACCTCTGAAAATACTTTGTTAGAGAAAGTGTTGAAAGATCTGGAAAAGATATCTCCCGTTCGCTTCGATTACGACCAAACAAAGAAAGAAGTAAAAGTGAAAATGAAATAGCAAAAAATTCCCGTTTTTTTTACTTTCACCGCTTTTTACTATTTATATTTATGGGTGGGCTACACTACCCGAGTAAATACGGACATCGGCCAGAAACATAATTATGTTTCTGGCCGATGTCCGTATTTAAAGGACCTTAGCCTTTACTAGCACCTTATTTACATTATTTGGATGTAAAATGTTTAATCTGCCGATCGACACACGAATCATCGTTTTCGAACAGTCTTTAAAGGAAGATAAAAAAGAAAAGAATAAAAAAAATACGTTTTCCCTCACCCGCTTTTCTATCTCGTGTGTCAACTTACAATAAAAGAAATTTTTATGTTAAGTTAAACTTTAAAACTAATCAGTATGAAACACAAGATGTTGTTTGTATTGTTATTGAGCTCGATGGTATACACTCCCGTCTCGGCCCAAAAAGTAACAATCAATCTTCAACAAGTAAAGTTAGAAAAAGTCTTTTCAGCCGTCACAAAGCAAACGGGACTAACCGTTGCTTATAGCCGCCCGACTGTTAATCCGGATATGATTGTTTCCGTACGAGCCGATAATGAAGAACTTTCTGGTGTTCTTTCCCGTCTGTTTGCAGGAACTAATGTGACTTTTGAAATAGGTAAAAAAATTTATCTAAAAGAAAAGACGGCCGACGTTACTAAATTTATAAACCAAATACATCAAATTATTTCAGGCAAGATAACCGATAATAAAGGGGAACCGATAATTGGTGCCAGTATTTTGGTAAAAGGAACGACAAAAGGAACTATCAGTGATTTAAACGGGAATTTCACTATCGATGCCGCCCCCGATCAAACCCTTATCGTAAGTTATATCGGTTATAAATCACAGGAGCTTCCCGTTTTAGATAAAAAATCTTTCAAAATTAAGCTTCTGGATGACACCGAGGTTTTAGACGAGGTAGTGGTGACGGCACTGGGCATAAAGCGTTCAGAAAAAGCATTATCTTACAATGTACAGCAAGTAAATGCCGATGCAGTAACGAATAATAAAGATGCCAACTTTATCAATTCCTTAAGTGGTAAGGTAGCAGGCGTTAACATCAATGCCTCTTCGTCCGGAGCGGGTGGAATGTCCAAGGTAGTAATGCGTGGGACGAAATCTATTATGCAATCTTCCAATGCATTATATGTAATAGATGGTGTTCCGATGTTTTCCAACACAAGCAAGGTTAACGGTACAGAATTTACTTCTCAAGGAAATTCTGAGCCAATTGCCGATATTAATCCTGAAGATATCGAATCGATGTCGGTATTGACGGGAGCGGCTGCGGCAGCTCTTTATGGTTCGGACGCTGCCAACGGTGCTATCATAATTACTACCAAAAAAGGTAAAAAAGGAAAAATAAGCATTACGGTGAATAGTAATGTAGAATTCAATTCCCCCTTTGTTTTACCACGTTTCCAATCTCGTTATGGTTCAGGTATCGGTGGCGTACTGGACAATGGTTCAAGTCGCAGTTGGGGAC
This region includes:
- a CDS encoding FecR family protein — translated: MNKPDDKQIEDVLAGIASQEVAANVAKWFATKEGIAFLEKTIDKNFEQIKPGMEELYVNHSISSEKMLASIKQNIRKKRMRRILFRVAAVVIPFIILTGLYMQLNSRIDLFGNSEYEEIYVAKGERIQMVFQDGTKVYINSDTHLKYPKKFGLFSREIYLSGEAYFRVAKNKNRPFIVNLNGPAIHVLGTRFNVKAYPDNSKILAYLDKGKINFALPSDKKYTLKPGEQLEYDRNTQLCVIQKATDTENTSKWTQNIISFKDASLSEVIQILNRWYNVKFVIVDDRALNYSYTLTSENTLLEKVLKDLEKISPVRFDYDQTKKEVKVKMK